In one Xyrauchen texanus isolate HMW12.3.18 chromosome 18, RBS_HiC_50CHRs, whole genome shotgun sequence genomic region, the following are encoded:
- the LOC127658928 gene encoding F-box-like/WD repeat-containing protein TBL1XR1 — protein sequence MSITSDEVNFLVYRYLQESGFSHSAFTFGIESHISQSNINGALVPSAALVSILQKGLQYVEAEISIIEDGTLFDCRPIESLSLIDAVMPDTVQSRQRAFKDDLEPKQQTNSTNGTHALNHREELMEVDGDIRIPAGKATVLRGHESEVFICAWNPVCDLLASGSGDSTARIWNLNENSNSGSTQLVLRHCIREGGQDVPSNKDVTSLDWNSDGSLLATGSYDGFARIWTKDGNLSSTLGQHKGPIFALKWNKKGNCILSAGVDKTTIIWDAHTGEAKQQFPFHSAPALDVDWQNNSTFASCSTDMCIHVCRLGSERPLKTFQGHTNEVNAIKWDPSGTLLASCSDDMTLKIWSMKQDSCVHNLQAHNKEIYTIKWSPTGVGSNNPNANTLLASASFDSTVRLWDVERGVCIHTLTRHQEPVYSVAFSPDGKFLASGSFDKCVHIWDTVSGALVNSYRGTGGIFEVCWNSLGDKVGASASDGTVCVVDLRK from the exons ATGAGCATTACCAGTGATGAGGTCAACTTCCTAGTGTACAGATATCTACAGGAGTCAG GTTTCTCTCACTCAGCGTTCACCTTTGGCATTGAGAGTCACATCAGTCAGTCAAACATCAATGGCGCTCTGGTGCCTTCTGCTGCTCTCGTCTCCATACTACAGAAAGGACTGCAGTATGTGGAAGCGGAGATTAGCATTATCGAG GATGGCACGCTTTTTGACTGTCGGCCGATAGAGTCTCTGTCGCTCATTGACGCTGTGATGCCGGATACGGTCCAGTCCAGACAGCGGGCGTTCAAAGACGATCTCGAACCGAAGCAGCAGACCAACAGCACTAACGGCACGCATGCTCTTA ATCATCGTGAGGAGTTGATGGAGGTGGACGGAGATATCCGGATTCCTGCTGGCAAAGCCACAGTGTTGAGAGGTCACGAGTCAGAGGTCTTTATCTGTGCCTGGAACCCTGTCTGTGACCTCCTGGCCTCGGG TTCTGGTGACTCCACAGCTCGTATATGGAACCTGAATGAGAACAGTAACAGCGGCTCGACTCAGCTGGTGCTGCGTCACTGTATTAGAGAAGGGGGGCAGGACGTTCCTAGTAACAAAGACGTCACTTCATTAGACTGGAAC AGTGACGGGTCTCTACTAGCAACCGGATCGTATGACGGTTTTGCAAGAATATGGACTAAAGATG GTAATCTGAGTAGCACACTGGGACAGCACAAAGGGCCCATATTTGCACTCAAGTGGAATAAGAAAGGAAACTGTATTCTGAGCGCTGGAGTTGATAAG ACGACCATCATTTGGGACGCGCACACAGGTGAAGCTAAGCAGCAGTTCCCTTTTCATTCTG CTCCGGCTCTGGACGTCGACTGGCAGAATAACAGCACGTTTGCATCCTGCAGTACGGACATGTGCATCCACGTGTGTCGCCTAGGAAGTGAGCGACCGCTCAAAACCTTCCAAGGGCACACG AATGAAGTGAACGCCATTAAATGGGACCCGTCGGGAACGCTGTTAGCATCCTGTTCTGACGACATGACGTTAAAG ATCTGGAGTATGAAGCAGGATTCATGTGTTCACAATCTTCAAGCTCACAATAAAGAGATCTACACCATCAAATGGAGCCCGACGGGTGTCGGCAGCAACAACCCCAATGCCAACACCCTACTGGCAAG TGCGTCTTTTGACTCAACGGTGCGATTATGGGATGTTGAGAGGGGCGTTTGCATCCACACGCTCACCAGACACCAGGAGCCGGTCTACAGCGTCGCCTTCAGTCCTGATGGGAAGTTCCTAGCCAGCGGATCCTTTGATAAATGCGTGCACATCTGGGACACTGTG AGCGGAGCTTTAGTGAACAGCTACAGAGGAACTGGAGGAATATTTGAGGTGTGCTGGAACAGTTTGGGAGATAAAGTTGGCGCGAGTGCGTCAGATGGAACG gtCTGTGTTGTTGATTTACGGAAGTAA